A part of Ursus arctos isolate Adak ecotype North America chromosome X, UrsArc2.0, whole genome shotgun sequence genomic DNA contains:
- the CD40LG gene encoding CD40 ligand, with amino-acid sequence MIETYSQTAPRSVATGPPVSMKIFMYLLTGFLITQMIGSALFAVYLHRRLDKIEDERNLYEDFVFMKTLQKCNKGEGSLSLLNCEEIKSRFEAFLKEIMLNKEVKEENSVAMQKGDQDPRIAAHVISEARSNTASVLQWAPKGYYTISSNLVTLENGKQLAVKRQGLYYIYAQVTFCSNRETSSQGPFIASLCLNSPSGSERVLLRAANPRSSSKPCGQQSIHLGGVFELHPGASVFVNVTDPSQVSHGTGFTSFGLLKL; translated from the exons ATGATCGAAACATATAGCCAAACTGCTCCCCGATCTGTGGCCACTGGACCACCCGTCAGTAtgaaaatttttatgtatttacttactgGTTTTCTCATCACCCAGATGATTGGGTCAGCACTTTTTGCCGTGTATCTTCACAGAAGATTGGACAAG ATAGAAGATGAACGGAATCTTTATGAAGATTTTGTGTTCATGAAAACGTTACAGAAATGCAACAAAGGAGAGGGGTCCTTGTCCTTACTGAACTGTGAGGAAATTAAAAGCCGGTTTGAAGCTTTTCTCAAG gagataatgctaaacaaagaagtgaaggaagaaaacagcGTTGCAATGCAAAAAG GTGATCAAGATCCTCGAATTGCAGCCCACGTCATAAGCGAGGCCAGGAGTAACACAGCGTCCG TTCTCCAGTGGGCCCCGAAAGGCTACTACACCATCAGCAGCAACCTGGTAACCCTCGAAAATGGGAAACAGCTGGCCGTGAAAAGACAAGGACTCTATTACATCTATGCCCAAGTGACCTTCTGTTCCAACCGGGAGACTTCGAGTCAAGGTCCATTTATAGCCAGCCTCTGCCTGAACTCCCCGAGCGGATCCGAGAGAGTCTTACTCAGGGCTGCAAACCCCCGCAGCTCCTCCAAACCTTGCGGGCAACAATCTATCCACTTGGGAGGAGTCTTTGAATTGCATCCCGGTGCTTCGGTGTTCGTCAACGTGACTGATCCCAGCCAAGTGAGCCACGGGACCGGCTTCACGTCTTTTGGCTTACTCAAACTCTGA